Proteins from a single region of Nerophis lumbriciformis linkage group LG36, RoL_Nlum_v2.1, whole genome shotgun sequence:
- the tspan6 gene encoding tetraspanin-6, which yields MSPPSRRLQTKPVITCLKTFLISYSLIFWFTGMILLAVGVWGKVNLEAYMVLASDETTNAPYVLIGTGAAIIIFGLFGCLATCRGSPWMLKLYAMFLTVVFLAELVAGISGFLFRHEIKAKLGSAYKNAVKSYNSTESSRTAVDIIQRTLHCCGVKNYTDWADTDYFKDNGIPASCCKVNSNCPPETLKDLEKAQSEVYSTGCFTLVTNVMESNLGIIAGISFGIAFFQLIGIFLACCLSRYITNNQYEMV from the exons ATGTCGCCACCTTCTCGGCGGCTTCAGACGAAGCCAGTGATCACCTGCCTGAAGACGTTCCTCATCTCCTACAGCCTCATTTTCTGG TTCACAGGCATGATCCTGCTGGCGGTGGGCGTGTGGGGCAAAGTCAACCTGGAGGCGTACATGGTGCTGGCTTCCGACGAGACCACTAATGCGCCGTATGTCCTCATCGGCACCGGCGCCGCCATCATCATTTTCGGGCTGTTTGGATGCTTGGCCACATGCCGGGGCAGCCCCTGGATGCTCAAACTG TATGCCATGTTCTTGACTGTGGTCTTCTTGGCTGAGCTGGTGGCCGGCATTTCAGGCTTCCTCTTCAGGCACGAA ATAAAGGCTAAACTAGGCAGCGCCTACAAAAATGCAGTCAAGTCCTACAACAGCACTGAAAGCAGCAGAACTGCAGTGGACATCATTCAGAGGACT TTACATTGCTGCGGGGTGAAAAACTACACGGACTGGGCCGACACGGACTACTTTAAAGACAACGGAATCCCCGCCAGCTGCTGCAAAGTCAACAGCAACTGCCCCCCGGAAACCCTGAAAGACCTGGAGAAGGCCCAGAGTGAAGTGTACTCCACC GGCTGCTTCACGCTAGTCACTAATGTGATGGAGTCCAACCTGGGGATCATTGCTGGCATCTCCTTTGGCATCGCATTCTTCCAG CTCATTGGAATATTCCTGGCCTGCTGCCTGTCTCGATACATCACAAACAACCAGTACGAGATGGTCTAA
- the mid1ip1l gene encoding mid1-interacting protein 1-like: protein MMQISSDSATNKHSLINVMHRFIAAANNMDETIMVPSLLRDMPLEEQAAGRVEPNNNNNNNSSSSSGGEEEEPCTTQQRDMYEHYLLLKSIKNDMEWGLLKREMSSGASFLEMAVKQEEQQQPVTREPPALADNADLEHQFHFHLRGLFGVLSKLTVQADHLTNRYKREIGGGNFMR from the coding sequence ATGATGCAGATCAGCAGCGACTCGGCCACCAACAAGCACTCCCTCATCAACGTCATGCACCGCTTCATAGCGGCCGCCAACAACATGGACGAGACCATCATGGTGCCCAGCCTGCTGCGAGACATGCCCCTGGAGGAGCAGGCGGCAGGCCGGGTGgagcccaacaacaacaacaacaacaacagcagcagcagcagcggtggcgaGGAGGAGGAGCCGTGCACCACGCAGCAGAGGGACATGTACGAGCACTACCTCCTGCTCAAGTCTATCAAGAACGACATGGAATGGGGTCTACTCAAGCGGGAGATGAGCAGCGGCGCCAGCTTCCTGGAGATGGCCGTCAAGCAGGAGGAGCAGCAGCAGCCCGTCACCAGGGAGCCGCCGGCTCTGGCTGACAACGCCGACCTGGAGCACCAGTTCCACTTCCACCTGCGAGGACTCTTCGGGGTGCTGTCCAAGCTCACCGTGCAGGCAGACCACCTCACCAACAGATACAAGCGGGAGATTGGAGGTGGAAACTTCATGAGATAA